The proteins below are encoded in one region of Aquisphaera giovannonii:
- the glmS gene encoding glutamine--fructose-6-phosphate transaminase (isomerizing), protein MCGIVGYTGLHQASPILVSGLRRLEYRGYDSAGVAAVEDDRLEVRKRAGRVRALEELLDEMPLHARCGISHTRWATHGPASDRNAHPHLGGRGGRMTVALVHNGVIENHVALRRELEAEGFLFQSQTDTEVIAHLVARELEKADDPFLAVRRALPRLEGTYGLGVVCAGHPGVVVGARFGSPLVVGVGDSEHLLASDAVAIAPHTARVAYLQDGEVVRLTPQDFQIQHLEKGPITPRIDRIDWKPDAVELGGHAHYMLKEIREQPETVTDACRGRLIRAEGTAHFGGLNLSPRQLRRVRRVVFAACGTSWHAAMVGEYLIERLADLPVEVEYASEFRYRNAPLDDRTLVFVLSQSGETADTLGALREARRRGHPTLAIVNTVGSTIAREADGGIYLHAGPEVGVASTKAFSAQVVVLAMLALHLGRLRHLSFPDGMAVLEAIESVPALMGEVLKTEAKIDEAAALMTQARNALYLGRDIHFPVALEGALKLKEISYLHAEGYPTAEMKHGPIALVDRETPCVFVAPKGSLHAKTLSNVEEVKARHGTIIGVGTEGDEGLASLSDIFLPIPEAPEVIQPLLAVVPLQLLAYHVARRRGCDIDKPRNLAKSVTVE, encoded by the coding sequence ATGTGCGGGATCGTCGGATACACGGGGCTGCACCAGGCCAGCCCCATCCTGGTGTCGGGGCTGCGACGCCTGGAATACCGCGGGTACGACAGCGCCGGGGTGGCGGCCGTGGAGGACGATCGGCTCGAGGTCCGAAAGCGGGCCGGGAGGGTGCGGGCGCTCGAGGAATTGCTCGACGAGATGCCCCTCCACGCCCGCTGCGGGATCAGCCACACGCGATGGGCCACGCACGGCCCGGCGAGCGACCGCAACGCCCACCCGCACCTGGGCGGCCGCGGCGGGCGGATGACGGTCGCCCTCGTGCACAACGGCGTGATCGAGAATCACGTCGCCCTGCGTCGCGAGCTGGAGGCCGAGGGCTTCCTGTTCCAGAGCCAGACGGACACCGAGGTGATCGCCCACCTCGTGGCCCGCGAGCTGGAGAAGGCCGACGACCCCTTCCTGGCCGTCCGCCGCGCCCTGCCGCGCCTGGAAGGGACCTACGGGCTGGGCGTCGTCTGCGCGGGGCACCCGGGGGTCGTCGTCGGCGCCCGCTTCGGCAGCCCCCTGGTGGTCGGCGTAGGGGACAGCGAGCACCTGCTGGCGAGCGACGCCGTGGCGATCGCGCCGCACACCGCCCGGGTCGCGTACCTCCAGGACGGCGAGGTCGTCCGCCTGACGCCCCAGGACTTCCAGATCCAGCACCTGGAGAAGGGGCCCATCACGCCCCGGATCGACCGCATCGACTGGAAGCCCGACGCCGTCGAGCTCGGCGGGCACGCCCACTACATGCTGAAGGAGATCCGCGAGCAGCCCGAGACGGTCACCGACGCCTGCCGGGGGCGGCTCATCCGCGCGGAGGGCACGGCGCACTTCGGCGGCCTGAACCTGTCCCCCCGGCAGCTCCGCCGGGTGCGCCGGGTCGTCTTCGCGGCCTGCGGCACGAGCTGGCACGCCGCGATGGTGGGCGAGTACCTCATCGAGCGGCTCGCCGACCTGCCGGTGGAGGTCGAGTACGCCAGCGAGTTCCGCTACCGCAACGCCCCGCTCGACGACCGCACCCTCGTCTTCGTGCTCAGCCAGTCGGGCGAGACCGCGGACACCCTGGGGGCCCTCCGCGAGGCCCGCCGCCGCGGGCACCCCACGCTCGCCATCGTGAACACCGTCGGCAGCACGATCGCCCGCGAGGCCGACGGCGGCATCTACCTCCACGCCGGCCCCGAGGTCGGCGTGGCCAGCACCAAGGCCTTCTCCGCGCAGGTCGTCGTCCTGGCGATGCTGGCGCTCCACCTCGGGAGGCTGCGGCACCTCTCGTTCCCCGACGGCATGGCGGTCCTCGAGGCCATCGAGTCCGTCCCCGCGCTGATGGGCGAGGTCCTCAAGACCGAGGCGAAGATCGACGAGGCCGCCGCGCTCATGACGCAGGCGAGGAACGCCCTGTACCTCGGCCGCGACATCCATTTCCCGGTCGCCCTCGAGGGGGCGTTGAAGCTGAAGGAGATCAGCTACCTCCACGCGGAGGGCTATCCGACGGCCGAGATGAAGCACGGCCCCATCGCCCTGGTGGACCGCGAGACGCCCTGCGTGTTCGTGGCGCCGAAGGGCTCGCTGCACGCCAAGACGCTGAGCAACGTGGAGGAGGTCAAGGCGCGGCACGGCACGATCATCGGCGTCGGGACGGAGGGCGACGAGGGGCTGGCGTCGCTCTCGGACATCTTCCTGCCGATCCCCGAGGCCCCGGAGGTCATCCAGCCCCTGCTGGCCGTCGTCCCCTTGCAGCTCCTGGCCTACCACGTCGCCCGCCGCCGCGGCTGCGACATCGACAAGCCGAGGAACCTGGCCAAGAGCGTGACCGTGGAATAG
- a CDS encoding alpha/beta hydrolase, with the protein MTESRDDTLISRDGMRLLVRSWPVAAPRGVVVVAHGLGEHGGAYAPLAEAVGIPLGLEFAALDFRGHGRSPGRRGVVRRYEDFVGDLHAAVEWVRARRPRLPIFVLGHSNGGQIALRYALESPDRIAGVVASNPFIRIAMPVPPGKLRLGRLLLSVAPWLTLRADTPIDGMTRDPAMRDMYRTDTLRHNRISAPLFFGMVEGGEMLMERAGAIRSPLLMIVGGQDPVVSPAATRDLFDRVGAADKTMLLYPKMLHEPFNELGRAQVFQDVARWIEPRLGDGPR; encoded by the coding sequence TTGACGGAATCCCGGGACGACACGCTGATCTCGCGCGACGGGATGCGCCTGCTCGTCCGGTCGTGGCCGGTGGCGGCCCCGCGCGGCGTGGTGGTCGTCGCGCACGGGCTGGGCGAGCACGGCGGGGCCTACGCGCCGCTCGCGGAGGCGGTCGGCATCCCGCTGGGCCTCGAATTCGCGGCCCTCGACTTCCGCGGCCACGGCCGTAGCCCGGGGCGTCGCGGCGTCGTCCGCCGATACGAGGACTTCGTGGGCGACCTGCACGCGGCGGTGGAATGGGTCCGCGCCCGCCGGCCGCGACTGCCGATCTTCGTGCTCGGCCATTCGAACGGCGGCCAGATCGCCCTCCGGTATGCGCTCGAGTCGCCCGACCGGATCGCCGGGGTCGTCGCCTCCAACCCGTTCATCCGGATCGCGATGCCGGTCCCCCCGGGCAAGCTCCGGCTCGGCAGGCTCCTCCTCTCGGTCGCGCCCTGGCTGACCCTCCGCGCCGACACCCCGATCGACGGGATGACGCGGGATCCCGCGATGAGGGACATGTACCGGACCGACACGCTGCGCCACAACCGCATCAGCGCCCCGCTCTTCTTCGGCATGGTCGAGGGGGGCGAGATGCTCATGGAGCGGGCGGGGGCGATCCGCAGCCCGCTGCTGATGATCGTCGGCGGGCAGGACCCGGTGGTCAGCCCGGCGGCCACGCGCGACCTCTTCGACCGGGTGGGGGCGGCCGACAAGACGATGCTGCTCTACCCGAAGATGCTCCACGAGCCGTTCAACGAGCTCGGACGGGCCCAGGTCTTCCAGGACGTGGCACGCTGGATCGAGCCGCGGCTGGGGGACGGCCCGCGCTGA
- a CDS encoding sugar phosphate isomerase/epimerase family protein, translating into MSSGEHRGWTRRQVLGAGVAAAGLLTTGPARLLGGALREEEAGYGPFKVGLQSYSLRGYESDGKPDRAKALAVTRDLGLHHWEAFPAHVPVTEDEAAIKAMKSEFEAAGVHLGGYGVVALGKDERADRRIFEFAKAMGIAYISADPDPEGFALVDKLVDEYGIPVGIHNHGPGHRFALIDTIARAIKDHSPKIGCCIDTGHFLRSREDPVRAVEVFGDRIYGVHLKDVKDAETFTVLGRGDLRTDALLKALAGRKYSYNLALEYEEKPEDPVEDIKACLAALKKSVATLAAR; encoded by the coding sequence ATGTCATCCGGGGAACATCGGGGATGGACGCGCCGCCAGGTGCTGGGCGCCGGGGTCGCGGCGGCGGGGCTCCTCACCACGGGGCCAGCCCGGCTGCTGGGGGGGGCCCTTCGCGAGGAGGAGGCCGGCTACGGCCCGTTCAAGGTCGGGCTCCAGAGCTACTCGCTCCGCGGGTACGAGTCGGACGGCAAGCCCGACCGGGCCAAGGCCCTGGCGGTCACCCGCGACCTCGGCCTGCACCACTGGGAGGCCTTCCCGGCCCACGTCCCGGTGACGGAGGACGAGGCGGCCATCAAGGCGATGAAGTCGGAGTTCGAGGCGGCCGGCGTCCACCTGGGCGGATACGGCGTGGTCGCGCTCGGCAAGGACGAGCGGGCGGACCGCCGGATCTTCGAGTTCGCCAAGGCGATGGGGATCGCCTACATCTCCGCCGACCCCGATCCCGAGGGATTCGCCCTCGTGGACAAGTTGGTGGATGAGTACGGGATCCCGGTCGGCATCCACAACCACGGGCCGGGGCACCGCTTCGCCCTCATCGACACGATCGCCAGGGCGATCAAGGACCACAGCCCGAAGATCGGCTGCTGCATCGACACCGGCCATTTCCTCCGCTCGCGGGAGGACCCCGTCCGGGCGGTCGAGGTCTTCGGGGATCGGATCTACGGCGTCCACCTGAAGGACGTGAAGGACGCCGAGACGTTCACCGTCCTGGGGCGGGGGGACCTCCGGACGGACGCCCTGCTGAAGGCACTGGCCGGCCGCAAGTACTCGTACAACCTCGCCCTGGAATACGAGGAGAAGCCCGAGGATCCCGTCGAGGACATCAAGGCCTGCCTGGCCGCGCTGAAGAAGAGCGTCGCGACCCTGGCCGCTCGCTGA
- the trpE gene encoding anthranilate synthase component I, whose protein sequence is MTTHRPTYEEFERVRGTARCVPVYRQLTGDSLTPVSAFGRIERAAPSFLFESVIGGEKVGRFSFLGTEPFLRFEARRDQVVVEVPGDPRATRRYASADPLADLQALVDRYRAVHIPGLPRFTGGAVGYAAYDAVRYTEHLPNAPEDDRNLPDLSFSFFDRMVIFDHIRKTVLVVAQAHLEPGADPLAAYDLARRRVDELVERLSSPAAELPLRDVDTEGPTSLRPRSNLTREQYEDVVRHCQEYIKAGDIFQVVPSQRFQLETVASPFNIYRVLRVVNPSPFLFYLTFGEYSLIGSSPEILVRVEDGEVTIRPLAGTRRRGRDEHEDLALAEELLADPKERAEHIMLVDLARNDVGQVADYKTVSLSDVMKVERYSHVMHITSNVTGKLRPGKTAFDALRAGLPAGTVSGAPKVRAMEIIDEVEPTRRGPYAGAVGYIDFTGNMDTCIALRTLVLQGKTAYIQAGAGIVYDSHPPTEYEETVSKARVLLKTIEIAESQL, encoded by the coding sequence ATGACAACGCATCGACCCACGTATGAAGAGTTCGAGCGCGTCCGAGGCACGGCGCGGTGCGTCCCCGTCTATCGGCAGCTCACGGGCGACAGCCTGACGCCGGTCTCCGCCTTCGGGCGGATCGAGCGTGCTGCGCCGTCTTTCCTGTTCGAAAGCGTGATCGGCGGCGAGAAGGTCGGCCGCTTCAGCTTCCTGGGGACCGAGCCGTTCCTCCGGTTCGAGGCCCGGCGCGACCAGGTCGTGGTGGAAGTCCCCGGCGACCCTCGCGCGACCCGCAGGTACGCCTCCGCGGATCCCCTGGCGGACCTCCAGGCGCTCGTGGACCGTTACCGGGCCGTCCACATCCCGGGCCTGCCGCGGTTCACCGGCGGCGCCGTCGGCTATGCCGCGTACGACGCCGTCCGGTACACGGAGCACCTGCCAAACGCCCCGGAGGACGACCGCAACCTGCCGGACCTCTCGTTCTCGTTCTTCGACCGGATGGTCATCTTCGACCACATCCGCAAGACGGTGCTCGTCGTGGCCCAGGCGCACCTGGAGCCGGGGGCGGATCCGCTCGCCGCCTACGACCTGGCCCGCAGGCGGGTGGACGAGCTGGTGGAGCGGCTCTCCTCGCCCGCGGCGGAGCTCCCGCTGCGGGATGTGGATACGGAGGGCCCGACAAGCCTCCGGCCCCGATCGAACCTCACCCGCGAGCAGTACGAGGACGTCGTCCGGCACTGCCAGGAGTACATCAAGGCCGGCGACATCTTCCAGGTCGTGCCCAGCCAGCGGTTCCAGCTCGAGACCGTCGCGTCTCCCTTCAACATCTACCGCGTCCTCCGCGTCGTGAACCCCAGCCCGTTCCTGTTCTACCTGACCTTCGGCGAGTATTCGCTGATCGGCAGCTCCCCGGAGATCCTCGTCCGCGTGGAGGACGGGGAGGTCACCATCCGGCCCCTGGCCGGGACGAGGCGGCGGGGCCGGGACGAGCACGAGGACCTGGCGCTCGCCGAGGAACTGCTCGCGGACCCCAAGGAGCGGGCCGAGCACATCATGCTGGTGGACCTGGCGCGCAACGACGTCGGCCAGGTCGCCGACTACAAGACCGTCTCGCTCAGCGACGTGATGAAGGTCGAGCGCTACTCCCACGTCATGCACATCACGTCGAACGTCACGGGCAAGCTCCGGCCCGGGAAGACGGCGTTCGACGCCCTCCGCGCGGGGCTGCCCGCGGGGACCGTCTCGGGCGCGCCGAAGGTCCGGGCCATGGAGATCATCGACGAGGTGGAGCCCACCCGTCGCGGCCCCTACGCGGGCGCCGTCGGCTACATCGACTTCACCGGCAACATGGACACCTGCATCGCCCTGCGGACGCTCGTCCTTCAGGGCAAGACCGCCTACATCCAGGCCGGTGCGGGGATCGTCTACGACAGCCATCCGCCCACGGAGTACGAGGAGACCGTGAGCAAGGCCCGGGTCCTGCTGAAGACGATCGAGATCGCCGAGTCGCAGCTCTGA
- a CDS encoding response regulator: MASPPSRSPDAPARNSRVLIVDDNKDLALSLARLLSILGYEVRTEFDGARGIEAAREFQPRAILLDIGLPRIDGYQVARTLRDEGLNMLIIAISGYGQEEDRRRSQQAGMDHHVTKPVDVKTIASLIGDPA, translated from the coding sequence GTGGCATCGCCCCCATCCCGGTCGCCGGATGCCCCCGCGAGGAACTCCCGGGTCCTGATCGTCGATGATAACAAGGACCTGGCCCTCAGCCTCGCGCGGCTCCTGAGTATCCTGGGCTATGAGGTCAGGACCGAGTTCGATGGGGCACGCGGGATCGAGGCGGCCCGGGAATTCCAGCCGCGTGCCATCCTGCTTGATATCGGGCTGCCCCGCATCGACGGCTATCAGGTGGCCCGCACCCTCCGCGACGAGGGATTGAACATGCTGATCATCGCCATCTCCGGCTACGGCCAGGAGGAGGATCGCAGGCGGTCTCAGCAGGCGGGCATGGACCACCACGTCACGAAGCCGGTCGACGTGAAGACGATCGCCTCGCTGATCGGCGACCCCGCGTGA
- a CDS encoding FHA domain-containing protein, with the protein MPPQADVLGTMVPVGGGDPIPLLKPELLVGRRPGCDIRLDFENVSGKHCTLLLVNGVWTVRDMGSTNGTSVNGARLSSPHALMPEDELGIADHLYTIDYVPSGPEAFIATHKVLDQDVQEDRKRHSLMELAGLDTDGVSAARAPRPKKAPTLIERVSADEAEFDDAVPEHFKSPAKPKPKKKEEDDDFLKLIEEEVKKPE; encoded by the coding sequence ATGCCGCCTCAAGCCGATGTCCTGGGGACCATGGTGCCGGTGGGCGGGGGGGATCCGATCCCCCTGCTGAAGCCCGAGCTGCTCGTCGGGCGGAGGCCGGGATGCGACATCCGCCTCGACTTCGAGAACGTCTCGGGGAAACACTGCACCCTCCTGCTCGTCAACGGGGTGTGGACGGTCCGCGACATGGGCTCCACCAACGGCACGAGCGTCAACGGGGCGAGGCTCAGCAGCCCCCACGCGCTGATGCCGGAGGATGAGCTCGGCATCGCCGATCACCTGTACACGATCGACTACGTGCCCAGCGGCCCGGAGGCCTTCATCGCCACGCACAAGGTGCTCGACCAGGACGTGCAGGAGGACCGCAAGCGGCACTCCCTGATGGAGCTGGCCGGCCTCGACACCGACGGCGTGAGCGCGGCGCGGGCCCCCCGCCCCAAGAAGGCGCCGACCCTGATCGAGCGGGTCTCCGCGGACGAGGCCGAGTTCGACGACGCCGTGCCCGAGCACTTCAAGTCCCCGGCGAAGCCCAAGCCGAAGAAGAAGGAAGAGGACGACGACTTCCTCAAGCTGATCGAGGAGGAGGTCAAGAAGCCGGAATGA
- a CDS encoding Spy/CpxP family protein refolding chaperone, with amino-acid sequence MTTLSKTFVAFGLAAFLSVPVMAQPPGGRGMGMGGGGLSMLLSNKSVQEELKLTEDQAEKAKDLAAKTREKIEKATEGLEGPERGAKMREMAKELDDDAKAAMKDVLKPEQIKRLHQIQHQVQGYMAFTNEEVQKKLELTDAQKDEIKQIGEESREKMREIFQEAQGDREAMMTKMREFRKETLAKVEAKLTDAQKSTWKEMTGEPFEIKMEGRGGR; translated from the coding sequence ATGACAACGTTGAGCAAGACATTCGTGGCATTCGGCCTGGCGGCCTTCCTCTCCGTCCCGGTGATGGCACAGCCCCCGGGCGGCCGCGGCATGGGCATGGGCGGCGGCGGCCTCAGCATGCTGCTGTCCAACAAGAGCGTCCAGGAGGAGCTGAAGCTCACCGAGGACCAGGCCGAGAAGGCCAAGGATCTCGCCGCCAAGACCCGCGAGAAGATCGAGAAGGCCACCGAGGGGCTGGAGGGCCCGGAGCGCGGCGCCAAGATGCGCGAGATGGCCAAGGAGCTCGACGACGACGCCAAGGCCGCGATGAAGGACGTGCTCAAGCCGGAGCAGATCAAGCGCCTGCACCAGATCCAGCACCAGGTCCAGGGCTACATGGCCTTCACGAACGAGGAGGTCCAGAAGAAGCTGGAGCTGACCGACGCCCAGAAGGACGAGATCAAGCAGATCGGCGAGGAGTCCCGCGAGAAGATGCGGGAGATCTTCCAGGAGGCCCAGGGCGACCGCGAGGCGATGATGACCAAGATGAGGGAGTTCCGCAAGGAGACCCTCGCCAAGGTCGAGGCCAAGCTGACCGACGCCCAGAAGTCCACCTGGAAGGAGATGACCGGCGAGCCGTTCGAGATCAAGATGGAAGGCCGGGGCGGCCGCTGA